A window from Brachionichthys hirsutus isolate HB-005 chromosome 4, CSIRO-AGI_Bhir_v1, whole genome shotgun sequence encodes these proteins:
- the kremen1 gene encoding kremen protein 1 — protein MGRKAAIQLACHVHVTYIACSGGSLAPSQHMFDHPTRSVLPGNLGCFKDSGDPPTLSASSETSNKLTIQNCISFCRKQRYKLAGMESGYACFCGNDVDPHDRGESPSMDCNHVCFGDHTQPCGGDGWVIIFDTRVGACGGNYSSASGVIYSPDFPDKYGAGRVCYWTVQVPGSFAILFNFTFFDISDQTDMVELLDGYTNQVVARFDWRSPPRELVNITGDFVVLYFYSDRTNQAQGFALLYQALRSEDTTVIEAEGDDEDEEEDVSSTAGPQLVGGVTERSNSTSNGRSSQILYVITSSPGKLDHNMPGQWAGRGETTGHSAMWTIYALAALLILTVIAMVAKLLLHITVKSPNIPTVSGSDSCSQSTASSEPWIIIYRPSTISLFKKKLKNHHGDLSPLVGN, from the exons ATGGGGAGAAAGGCAGCCATACAACTGGCATGTCATGTGCACGTGACCTACATCGCGTGCAGCGGCGGCTCTCTGGCTCCCTCTCAGCACATGTTTGATCATCCCACAAGGAGCGTCT TGCCTGGAAACTTGGGGTGCTTCAAAGACAGCGGCGACCCACCCACACTGTCTGCGAGCAGCGAGACCTCCAACAAGCTCACCATCCAAAACTGCATCAGCTTCTGCAGGAAGCAGAGATACAAG CTTGCCGGAATGGAGTCAGGTTACGCCTGTTTCTGCGGCAACGACGTGGACCCGCACGACCGTGGCGAGTCTCCGAGCATGGACTGTAACCACGTTTGCTTCGGTGACCACACCCAGCCCTGCGGCGGAGACGGCTGGGTCATCATCTTTGACA CCCGGGTCGGGGCCTGCGGCGGGAACTATTCCTCTGCATCAGGAGTGATCTACTCCCCCGACTTCCCGGACAAGTATGGCGCTGGCCGTGTTTGCTACTGGACCGTCCAGGTCCCCGGATCCTTCGCAATCCTCTTCAACTTCACCTTCTTTGACATCTCCGACCAGACAGACAtggtggagctgctggacgGCTACACCAATCAGGTGGTGGCGCGCTTTGACTGGCGCAGCCCGCCGCGGGAGTTGGTGAACATCACAGGCGACTTTGTCGTACTCTACTTCTACTCGGACCGCACCAACCAGGCCCAGGGATTTGCTCTGCTTTACCAAG CACTGAGAAGCGAAGACACCACAGTAATTGAGGCTGAAGGAgatgacgaggatgaagaggaggatgtctCCAGCACGGCGGGGCCGCAGCTGGTCGGCGGGGTCACCGAGCGATCGAACAGCACCTCCAACGGTCGCTCCTCGCAGATCCTCTACGTGATCACGTCCAGCCCCGGTAAACTGGATCACAACATGCCAGGTCAGTGGGCTGGACGCGGCGAGACCACCGGACACAGTGCTA TGTGGACCATTTATGCTCTGGCTGCTCTCCTCATATTGACGGTCATAGCTATGGTGgcaaagctgctgctgcacatcaCTGTCAA GTCCCCGAACATCCCCACAGTCAGCGGGTCGGACAGCTGCAGCCAGAGCACGGCTTCCTCTGAGCCCTGGATCATCATTTACCGACCCTCCACCATATCGCTCTTCAAGAAGAAGTTGAAGAACCACCACGGTGACCTCAGCCCCCTGGTGGGCAACTAG
- the znrf3 gene encoding E3 ubiquitin-protein ligase znrf3: MHPLGLCNNNDEEDLYEYGWVGVVKLEQPELDPSCLTVLGKAKRAVQRGATAVIFDVSENPDAIDQLNQVAEDPLKRPVVYVKGNDAVKLMNIVNKQKVARARIQHRPPRQPTEYFDMGIFLAFFVVVSLVCLILLIKIKLKQRRSQSSMNRMAIQALEKMDTTKFKAKGKGQRENSCGASDSLSSSSTSDCAICLEKYIDGEELRVIPCAHRFHKKCVDPWLLQHHTCPHCRHNIIEQKKGTPGPACMDPGNPVHGRQRVLLPVHYPGRVHRAGQVTAYPTRTSMDPNGNPITVLTVDQHPDPQGLYTPQSTSAFLRSYHPTVHLDHSLNPHQCGLEHRGPPGYPAQPHHAAFKRPKFHGRSFSRAACFSQYETMYQHYYFQGLTFPQQPEGGQGHAMAGQLGGGGALKGHHSRAFQQGLLYPTVVHMAPASSSRIGDAGSTSGMSCYHGHRSVCSGYLADCPGSDSSSSSSGPCHCSSSDSMLDCTEVSNQGVYGSCSTFRSSLSSDYDPYVYRSKSPCRGSTGEAAAAACSSVPAEDSSSPAPSGRDCLQLPPGASGHSSGDHLSNCSLEPNYSGRSSLEPRENGNNSTTSAGAAETTGVDRGKGAQEDSGELRAEACSCCFEVLPPTMECRGQDTAQAGPLAAGHFHRELDFQSSTSQSYFAPEHVCPSSDQVSFEGLPCCFYKEMKVHRAPAGHYTEDYAVNVQYADSEACSGQACCELNQRIPIIPEDTDCESGTGAETQSSLLPISVTVEAEVRTGERRKPGEGYFTSGQFRGQPYPQEEEARALFSPQRSASLTALGSSRSKHEGGLGL, encoded by the exons GCAAAGAGAGCGGTGCAGCGGGGAGCCACAGCCGTCATCTTCGACGTGTCAGAGAATCCGGATGCCATTGACCAG CTCAACCAGGTGGCCGAGGATCCTCTGAAGCGGCCGGTGGTTTACGTGAAGGGCAACGATGCTGTTAAGCTGATGAACATTGTCAACAAGCAGAAAGTGGCTCGTGCTCGGATACAACACAGACCACCGAGG CAGCCCACGGAATATTTTGACATGGGAATCTTCCTGGCATTCTTCGTGGTTGTGTCTCTGGTTTGCCTCATTCTGCTCATCAAGATCAAACTCAAGCAAAGGAGAAGCCAG AGCTCCATGAACAGAATGGCCATCCAGGCCTTGGAAAAGATGGACACTACAAAATTCAAGGCCAAAGGAAAAGGCCAGCGGGAGAATAGCTGCGGCGCCTCTGATTCactgagcagcagctccacctctGATTGCGCCATCTGTCTAGAGAAGTACATCGATGGGGAG GAACTGCGCGTTATCCCTTGTGCTCACAGATTTCACAAGAAGTGTGTCGACCCCTGGCTGCTCCAGCATCACACATGTCCCCACTGTCGACACAACATCATCG AGCAAAAAAAGGGAACTCCGGGACCGGCATGCATGGATCCTGGCAACCCGGTGCACGGCCGACAGCGTGTGCTTCTTCCAGTCCATTATCCTGGCAGAGTGCATCGGGCTGGTCAGGTGACGGCGTACCCAACCAGAACCAGCATGGACCCAAACGGCAACCCCATCACGGTGCTGACGGTGGACCAGCACCCAGATCCTCAAGGTCTGTACACGCCCCAATCAACATCTGCGTTTCTCCGAAGCTACCATCCCACCGTCCACCTGGACCACTCGCTCAACCCCCACCAATGTGGATTAGAGCATCGGGGACCCCCGGGCTACCCAGCACAGCCGCATCATGCTGCTTTTAAACGACCCAAGTTCCATGGTCGCAGCTTCTCCCGAGCAGCCTGCTTCTCCCAGTACGAGACGATGTACCAGCACTACTATTTTCAGGGCTTGACTTTCCCTCAACAGCCTGAGGGTGGTCAGGGGCACGCGATGGCTGGGCAGCTTGGTGGAGGAGGGGCCCTCAAGGGCCACCACAGCAGGGCCTTTCAGCAGGGGCTGTTATACCCCACCGTGGTGCACATGGCGCCGGCGTCATCTTCGAGGATCGGCGATGCTGGCAGCACTTCAGGCATGAGCTGCTATCACGGCCACCGCTCGGTGTGCAGTGGGTACCTCGCTGACTGCCCCGgcagcgacagcagcagcagcagctcggggcCGTGCCACTGCTCCTCCAGCGACTCCATGTTGGACTGCACTGAGGTCAGCAACCAGGGTGTGTATGGCAGCTGCTCTACCTTCCGCAGCTCGCTGAGCAGCGACTACGATCCTTACGTATATCGAAGCAAGAGTCCGTGCAGGGGCTCCACGGGGGAGGCAGCAGCTGCGGCTTGCTCCTCAGTTCCTGCAGAGGACTCGTCATCGCCTGCTCCGTCGGGACGCGACTGTCTCCAGCTCCCTCCGGGAGCTTCGGGGCATAGCTCAGGGGACCACCTGTCTAACTGCAGCTTGGAACCCAACTACAGCGGTCGCTCATCACTGGAACCCAGGGAGAACGGCAACAATAGCACTACCTCAGCCGGGGCTGCAGAGACTACCGGAGTAGACAGGGGGAAAGGGGCACAGGAGGATTCAGGGGAGCTTAGGGCTGAAGCCTGTAGCTGCTGCTTTGAAGTACTTCCTCCGACTATGGAGTGCAGAGGTCAGGACACGGCCCAAGCTGGCCCGCTGGCCGCAGGACACTTTCACAGGGAGTTGGACTTTCAGAGCTCAACCTCCCAGAGCTACTTTGCTCCTGAGCACGTGTGCCCTTCCTCAGACCAGGTAAGCTTCGAAGGGCTGCCTTGCTGCTTCTACAAAGAGATGAAGGTCCACAGAGCCCCCGCGGGACATTACACCGAGGACTACGCTGTTAATGTGCAGTATGCAGACTCTGAAGCCTGCTCAGGACAGGCCTGCTGCGAACTCAACCAGAGGATACCCATAATTCCAGAGGACACTGATTGTGAGTCGGGCACAGGGGCAGAGACCCAAAGTAGTTTATTGCCCATTAGTGTCACTGTGGAGGCAGAGGTGCGGACAGGGGAGCGGCGTAAGCCCGGGGAGGGGTACTTCACCTCAGGACAATTTAGAGGCCAGCCATACCCTCAGGAAGAAGAGGCCAGGGCCTTGTTCAGCCCTCAGCGCTCTGCAAGCCTCACTGCATTGGGGAGCAGCCGCTCGAAACATGAGGGGGGTTTGGGTTTATGA
- the coq5 gene encoding 2-methoxy-6-polyprenyl-1,4-benzoquinol methylase, mitochondrial, with the protein MAASMRVLLRRVFRLSRRSVEAAAAGGSVPSVPSVPSGRCWVPPACRCFSDAAEDRNTHFGFETVPETEKAQRVYKVFENVAQKYDVMNDAMSLGIHRLWKDMLLHAMRPQPGVQLLDVAGGTGDIAFRFLEYVCSQQKRRAARSVRTPSWRDNPTATEEEEEEEESREARAVVCDINKEMLKVGKRKAAGAGVSSGLSWVVGDAQELPFDDDQFDVYTIAFGIRNVTHIDRVLQEALRVLKPGGRFMCLEFSRVTNPVLARLYDTYSFQVIPVLGEVIAGDWKSYQYLVESIRQFPDQEEFKEMIEDAGFFCVKYINFTGGIAALHSGFKL; encoded by the exons ATGGCCGCTTCCATGAGAGTTCTGCTCCGAAGGGTGTTTCGTCTTTCACGCAGAAGTGTTGAGGCTGCAGCGGCTGGAGGGTCGGTTCCGTCGGTTCCGTCGGTTCCGTCCGGTCGCTGTTGGGTTCCACCAGCTTGTCGGTGCTTCAGCGATGCAGCAGAAGACAGAAACACGCACTTTGGCTTCGAGACGGTGCCAGAGACGGAGAAGGCGCAGAGAG TCTACAAGGTGTTTGAGAATGTGGCGCAGAAGTACGATGTTATGAACGACGCCATGAGTCTGGGGATTCATCGCCTGTggaaggacatgctgctgcacgCCATGCGCCCGCAGCCTGGCGTGCAGCTCCTGGATGTGGCCGGCGGAACAG GTGACATCGCCTTCCGTTTCCTGGAATATGTTTGTTCTCAGCAGAAGCGGCGGGCGGCACGATCCGTGCGGACGCCGTCATGGCGGGATAATCCCACcgccacagaggaagaggaggaggaggaggagtctcgGGAAGCCAGGGCTGTGGTCTGCGACATTAACAAGGAAATGCTGAAAGTGGGCAAACGGAAAGCTGCCGGCGCCGGCGTCAGCTCTG GCCTGTCGTGGGTCGTCGGCGACGCCCAGGAGCTGCCCTTCGATGATGACCAGTTTGACGTTTACACCATCGCCTTTGGCATTCGAAACGTCACCCACATCGATCGG gtgctgcaggaggctCTGCGGGTCCTGAAGCCTGGTGGCAGGTTCATGTGCTTAGAGTTCAGCAGAGTGACAAACCCTGTGTTGGCAAG GCTTTATGACACTTACAGTTTCCAGGTGATCCCAGTTTTAGGGGAGGTGATTGCAGGAGACTGGAAGTCATACCAGTATCTGGTTGAAAGCATCCGCCAATTCCCCGACCAg GAGGAGTTTAAAGAGATGATTGAGGATGCAGGTTTTTTCTGTGTGAAGTACATCAACTTCACTGGAGGAATTGCAGCTCTTCACTCTGGATTTAAGCTGTGA